In Halanaeroarchaeum sp. HSR-CO, one DNA window encodes the following:
- a CDS encoding AarF/ABC1/UbiB kinase family protein encodes MVAVRAYRRFVLVAWQFLPLVLSYLRDRHRFLLFGRRRRVTSEMRVERAQTLLESLLTLGPTFIKLGQLLSTRPDVLPPEYIDVFSQLQDRVPPADWADARTVIEDELGPVDEHFEEFDTEPISGASLGQVYRARTDGREVAVKVRRPGIEDLVEADLTAIRWTLPIIIYFVDDARAFSLGNLADEFGKTIREEMDYDREASMLEEIKGNFADDPMIVIPSVVHSHSGPRVLTMEYVGGTKITEVEELDAQGVDRSAVAERLTRAYLKMITQDGVYHADPHPGNLAVKPDGRIVFYDFGMSGRVDSFVQEKIIEFYLAVASRDIDEILDILIAMGTLSPDADRATMAEVMDLAIQDARGEDIETWRVQQIIGKVEDTIYEFPLRLPSNLALVMRVATVVEGVCLSLDSEFDFIAVASEFLTERGYREESIRAVLEDAGDDVRDAARAAVTIPPKLDRSLDSLHREDLFVRAGIEDRNGALDRLARRVVYGALTGAGVVSTTLLYVVDDMLVAGGAALVTTVVAILTWQSFRERRGIRTAPQVTEQYLDQRKRYRE; translated from the coding sequence GTGGTCGCCGTCCGTGCCTATCGTCGGTTCGTCCTGGTCGCCTGGCAGTTCCTCCCGCTGGTCCTGAGTTACCTCCGTGACAGGCACCGATTCCTCCTGTTCGGTCGGCGCCGCCGCGTCACGTCCGAGATGCGGGTCGAACGCGCACAGACGCTCCTGGAGTCGTTGCTCACCCTGGGGCCGACGTTCATCAAACTCGGTCAGTTGCTCTCGACCCGCCCCGACGTGCTGCCGCCGGAGTACATCGACGTCTTCTCGCAGTTACAGGACCGGGTCCCGCCAGCCGACTGGGCGGACGCCCGGACCGTGATCGAAGACGAACTCGGCCCCGTCGACGAGCACTTCGAGGAGTTCGACACGGAGCCCATCAGCGGGGCGAGTCTCGGTCAGGTGTATCGTGCCCGCACCGACGGCCGCGAGGTCGCGGTGAAGGTGCGTCGGCCGGGTATCGAGGACCTGGTCGAGGCCGACCTGACCGCCATCCGCTGGACGCTGCCGATCATCATCTACTTCGTCGACGACGCGCGTGCGTTCTCGCTCGGGAACCTCGCCGACGAGTTCGGGAAGACGATCCGCGAGGAGATGGACTACGATCGCGAGGCGTCGATGCTGGAGGAGATCAAGGGGAACTTCGCGGACGATCCGATGATCGTCATTCCGTCGGTCGTCCACTCCCATTCCGGTCCACGGGTGCTCACGATGGAGTACGTGGGCGGGACGAAGATCACGGAGGTCGAGGAACTCGACGCGCAGGGTGTGGACCGTTCGGCAGTCGCCGAACGGCTTACGCGCGCGTATCTAAAAATGATTACCCAAGATGGTGTGTACCACGCCGATCCACACCCCGGGAACCTCGCGGTGAAACCCGACGGTCGGATCGTCTTCTACGACTTCGGGATGAGCGGACGGGTCGACTCGTTCGTCCAGGAGAAGATCATCGAGTTCTACCTCGCGGTCGCCAGCCGCGACATCGACGAGATCCTCGACATATTGATCGCGATGGGTACCCTCTCTCCGGACGCCGACCGGGCGACCATGGCCGAGGTGATGGACCTGGCCATCCAGGACGCCCGGGGTGAGGACATCGAGACCTGGCGGGTCCAGCAGATCATCGGCAAGGTCGAGGACACCATCTACGAGTTCCCGCTCAGATTGCCCTCGAACCTCGCGCTGGTGATGCGCGTCGCGACCGTGGTCGAGGGGGTCTGTCTCTCCCTCGACTCGGAGTTCGACTTCATCGCGGTAGCCTCCGAATTCCTCACCGAACGCGGGTATCGCGAGGAATCGATCCGGGCGGTCCTCGAGGACGCGGGCGACGACGTCAGGGATGCCGCCAGGGCCGCCGTCACTATCCCGCCGAAACTGGATCGATCGCTCGATAGTCTCCATCGGGAAGATCTCTTCGTCCGCGCCGGTATCGAGGACCGCAACGGTGCGCTCGACCGACTGGCCAGACGGGTCGTCTACGGTGCACTCACCGGTGCGGGGGTCGTCTCGACGACCCTCCTCTACGTCGTCGACGATATGCTGGTGGCCGGTGGCGCCGCCCTGGTAACCACCGTCGTCGCCATCCTCACGTGGCAGTCGTTCCGCGAACGGCGCGGTATTCGGACCGCGCCACAGGTCACCGAACAGTATCTCGACCAGCGAAAGCGCTACCGCGAGTAG